The following coding sequences lie in one Moritella viscosa genomic window:
- the fliP gene encoding polar flagellar assembly protein FliP: MKNKFTVLLSLVVLFFTSAAWADNSVMSAVKVITNNDGSQEYSVSLQILAMMTALSFIPAALIMMTSFTRIIIVLSILRQALGLQQSPSNQVLVGITLFLSFFIMSPVFERINDNALQPYLSEELTSMQAFEQAKLPMQQFMLAQTRVTDIDTFMRIAKVEANSPEEVPLRVLIPAFVTSELKTAFQIGFMVFIPFLIIDLVVASILMAMGMMMLSPMIVSLPFKLMLFVLVDGWGLIMGTLATSFGL; this comes from the coding sequence ATGAAAAATAAGTTTACGGTATTGCTGTCGCTTGTCGTGCTCTTCTTCACCTCCGCTGCATGGGCTGATAATTCAGTGATGTCGGCGGTGAAAGTGATCACTAACAATGATGGCTCGCAGGAATACTCAGTGTCATTACAAATTTTAGCCATGATGACGGCGCTGAGTTTTATTCCAGCTGCGTTGATTATGATGACCTCTTTTACTCGTATCATCATTGTGTTGTCTATTTTACGCCAAGCATTAGGGTTACAACAAAGCCCTTCTAATCAGGTGTTAGTCGGGATCACTTTATTCCTGTCTTTTTTTATTATGTCGCCAGTATTTGAGCGTATTAATGACAATGCGCTACAGCCTTATTTGAGTGAAGAACTGACCTCGATGCAAGCCTTTGAACAGGCTAAGTTGCCGATGCAACAATTCATGCTGGCGCAAACCCGGGTGACCGATATTGATACCTTCATGCGAATTGCAAAAGTTGAAGCGAATTCTCCTGAAGAAGTACCTTTACGCGTATTGATCCCTGCATTTGTTACCAGCGAATTAAAAACTGCCTTTCAAATTGGATTTATGGTGTTCATTCCATTTTTGATTATTGACTTGGTAGTGGCAAGTATTTTGATGGCTATGGGTATGATGATGTTATCACCGATGATTGTTTCATTACCTTTTAAGCTGATGTTGTTCGTGTTAGTCGATGGTTGGGGTTTAATTATGGGTACGCTTGCGACTAGTTTTGGCTTATGA
- the fliO gene encoding polar flagellar assembly protein FliO gives MLSVKPNVLKSLNNMNDIDMLQWLLSLLVVIAVIVMLAFLAKKARVFGSNHQQLNVVATLPLGPKERIMVVQVGTKQVLLGVTGQQINLLKELEQPLINNQPELNPFATKLAQMMKPHNEK, from the coding sequence ATGTTATCAGTCAAACCGAACGTATTAAAAAGCTTAAATAATATGAACGATATTGATATGCTGCAATGGCTATTATCATTGCTGGTGGTTATTGCGGTTATCGTAATGTTAGCTTTTTTGGCCAAAAAGGCGCGCGTATTTGGTAGCAATCATCAACAGCTAAATGTCGTGGCAACGTTACCGTTAGGGCCGAAAGAACGTATCATGGTCGTACAAGTTGGTACAAAACAAGTACTACTTGGCGTAACTGGGCAACAAATTAATTTGCTCAAAGAACTTGAACAACCACTGATAAATAACCAACCTGAACTCAATCCATTTGCTACTAAATTAGCCCAGATGATGAAACCGCATAATGAAAAATAA
- the fliN gene encoding polar flagellar switch protein FliN, with translation MSTDQDQMANDWAAAMAEQSTVEATELEDFNNDDVPFSAEHQQKLDSILDIPVVISMEVGRSKISIRNLLQLNQGSVVELDRIAGEPLDVMVNGTLIAHGEVVVVNDKFGIRLTDVISQTERIKKLK, from the coding sequence ATGAGTACAGATCAAGACCAGATGGCGAATGATTGGGCTGCAGCGATGGCTGAACAAAGTACTGTTGAGGCCACTGAATTAGAAGATTTTAACAATGATGATGTTCCATTCTCGGCGGAACATCAACAAAAGCTAGATAGCATTCTTGATATTCCGGTTGTGATCTCGATGGAAGTTGGTCGTAGTAAAATTAGTATTCGTAATTTATTACAGTTAAACCAAGGCTCTGTTGTTGAACTCGATCGCATTGCGGGTGAACCACTCGATGTGATGGTTAACGGTACATTGATTGCCCACGGTGAAGTGGTTGTCGTCAATGATAAATTTGGTATTCGTTTAACTGATGTTATCAGTCAAACCGAACGTATTAAAAAGCTTAAATAA
- the fliM gene encoding polar flagellar switch protein FliM (flagellar motor switch protein FliM): MSDLLSQDEIDALLHGVDDVEEDEFDTVEESGNIVDFDFSSQDRIVRGRMPTLELVNERFARHMRISLFNMMRRTAEVSINGVQMLKFGEYVHTLFVPTSLNMVRFRPLKGTALVTMEARLVFILVENFFGGDGRYHAKIEGREFTPTERRIIQMLLKIVFEDYHEAWAPVMDAEFEYLDSEVNPAMANIVSPTEVVVVSSFHIELDGGGGDFHITMPYSMLEPIRELLDAGVQSDKEDTDERWSSALQEEILDVPVGLSTRLLETELSLRQIMELKTGDIIPVDMPEDLTVFIEDLPSYKAKLGRNRDNVAVKISKKLKVSNLTKSEIDHVALRGGLLNLGEQNDDKNDDK; this comes from the coding sequence GTGAGTGATTTATTAAGCCAAGACGAGATTGATGCGCTATTACACGGTGTTGATGATGTTGAAGAAGATGAGTTTGACACCGTAGAAGAGAGTGGCAATATTGTCGATTTTGACTTTTCATCGCAAGATCGTATTGTGCGTGGACGTATGCCTACGCTAGAGTTGGTGAATGAACGTTTCGCTCGGCACATGCGCATAAGCCTATTTAATATGATGCGTCGTACAGCTGAAGTGTCCATTAATGGCGTGCAAATGTTGAAGTTTGGTGAGTATGTTCACACATTATTCGTACCAACTAGTTTAAATATGGTACGTTTTCGCCCATTAAAAGGCACGGCGTTAGTGACCATGGAAGCACGGTTAGTGTTTATTTTGGTTGAAAACTTTTTTGGTGGTGATGGTCGTTATCATGCCAAAATTGAAGGTCGTGAATTTACGCCAACCGAACGCCGTATTATTCAAATGCTATTGAAGATTGTCTTTGAAGATTATCATGAAGCATGGGCTCCGGTCATGGATGCGGAGTTTGAATATCTAGATTCTGAAGTAAACCCGGCAATGGCCAATATTGTAAGTCCAACTGAAGTGGTTGTGGTTAGCTCATTCCATATTGAACTTGATGGCGGTGGCGGTGATTTTCATATTACCATGCCATATTCTATGCTTGAACCGATTCGTGAGTTACTCGATGCTGGTGTGCAAAGTGATAAAGAGGATACTGACGAACGTTGGAGCTCGGCATTGCAAGAAGAAATTTTAGACGTTCCGGTAGGGTTAAGCACAAGATTGCTTGAAACTGAGCTTTCATTAAGGCAGATAATGGAATTGAAGACAGGTGATATTATCCCCGTCGATATGCCAGAAGATCTTACTGTTTTCATTGAAGATTTACCGAGTTATAAAGCTAAACTTGGCCGAAATAGAGATAACGTAGCGGTTAAAATTAGTAAAAAGTTAAAAGTAAGTAATTTAACTAAATCAGAGATCGACCACGTTGCATTACGTGGTGGGTTATTGAATTTAGGCGAGCAAAATGATGATAAAAATGACGATAAATAA
- the fliL gene encoding polar flagellar protein FliL has translation MADDNDLKIDDKSKGNKKIIIIAVILILTLAGAGAAFFFLSSDDSAPTDSAKPVIESVDRSVAETAYYVAMPRPFVFNIIGLKRERLVQIKVQLMVRGSDNQKLAKTNVPLIESTLLQVFSATTEQQLATYEGKELLRSDSLASVNEILIKYTGKGVVEKILFSGFVMQ, from the coding sequence ATGGCCGACGACAACGATTTGAAAATAGATGATAAAAGTAAAGGCAATAAAAAAATTATTATTATTGCGGTGATTTTAATTTTAACGCTTGCAGGGGCTGGCGCAGCATTTTTCTTTTTAAGTAGCGATGATAGTGCGCCTACAGATAGCGCAAAACCTGTGATTGAAAGTGTCGATAGAAGTGTAGCAGAAACGGCATATTATGTTGCCATGCCACGTCCTTTTGTTTTTAATATTATAGGATTAAAGCGCGAACGTTTAGTTCAGATTAAAGTTCAATTAATGGTACGCGGTAGTGACAATCAAAAATTAGCAAAAACCAATGTCCCTTTAATTGAAAGTACCTTGTTGCAAGTTTTTAGCGCAACAACAGAACAGCAGCTCGCTACATATGAAGGCAAAGAATTATTGCGTTCAGATTCATTAGCGAGTGTGAATGAAATTTTGATTAAATATACTGGAAAAGGGGTTGTTGAAAAGATCCTGTTTTCTGGTTTTGTAATGCAGTAG
- the fliK gene encoding polar flagellar hook-length control protein FliK: protein MTDTQAANNKSQALNVKGDTAEDMASDGELSTPESSFSKLFSLFSSNNQTDVIVRQTAIDSAENITAESVAEGSVLNTEPDSAASIDDGFVAGQIDNADEVEAIAGDGLSVVSQNESSDDFLARLDQSSMLLQSNAASDAGTYVQGKANGNELPLQVEGGNIASLTSVSMTDLSTPDSRVAEMTNVSDVSDVSDFSNNELTQALQMNELSTDLTDSIVRTDTITASTLAGMSTVAGLTDNNPQFTRGDLFAAGDAINDDGTLDRELLGGAEKVNLATVFSETGLAKNTPFGQANGMAAGSSSVVAESDNSALEQLGMTSAEPIEQLDFAQIMESARKQEPLDQTARTLVKIPVLTDAEQQVLEKRVNLNNNSATSELNEKIAIMAGKELQTATIRLDPAELGSMNIKLVVQNDQINVTIQAQNNQSRDLLEQQMPRLREMLQQQGMTLGETQVQADSGQQQSAFQQSRQENGQKNSNNEANYTIDSQTEVPVTTQYWQDSAKGVDFYA, encoded by the coding sequence ATGACTGATACACAGGCGGCGAATAATAAATCGCAAGCGCTTAATGTCAAAGGCGATACAGCTGAAGATATGGCGAGCGATGGAGAGTTAAGTACGCCTGAAAGTAGCTTTTCTAAACTATTTTCTCTCTTTAGTAGCAATAATCAAACCGATGTTATCGTTAGACAAACAGCCATTGATAGCGCTGAGAATATAACGGCTGAGAGTGTGGCGGAGGGTTCTGTACTTAATACTGAGCCTGATTCTGCCGCTAGTATTGATGATGGTTTTGTCGCTGGGCAGATAGATAACGCTGATGAAGTTGAAGCGATAGCTGGCGATGGCTTAAGTGTCGTGAGCCAAAATGAAAGTAGTGATGACTTTTTGGCGCGTCTCGATCAATCATCTATGCTGTTGCAAAGTAATGCTGCGAGTGACGCAGGCACATATGTTCAGGGTAAAGCTAACGGTAATGAATTGCCTTTACAAGTCGAAGGGGGGAATATTGCCTCGTTAACATCTGTTAGCATGACTGACTTATCTACACCTGATAGTCGCGTTGCAGAAATGACTAATGTTAGTGATGTTAGTGATGTTAGTGATTTTAGTAATAATGAGCTGACACAAGCATTGCAAATGAACGAGCTATCAACAGATTTAACAGATTCAATCGTCCGAACAGATACTATTACAGCGTCAACGTTAGCCGGTATGTCGACAGTCGCTGGCCTTACTGATAATAATCCTCAATTTACGAGAGGCGATTTATTCGCTGCGGGCGATGCAATTAATGATGATGGCACACTTGATCGTGAACTATTAGGTGGCGCAGAAAAGGTAAACTTAGCCACTGTTTTTAGCGAAACAGGGTTGGCGAAAAATACACCTTTTGGTCAAGCTAATGGCATGGCCGCGGGGAGCAGCAGTGTAGTAGCAGAGAGTGATAATTCAGCACTTGAACAGCTGGGGATGACATCGGCTGAACCTATTGAACAATTAGACTTTGCGCAAATTATGGAATCAGCACGTAAGCAAGAACCGTTAGACCAAACCGCACGTACCTTGGTCAAGATACCGGTATTAACGGACGCTGAACAACAAGTATTAGAGAAACGGGTTAATCTTAATAACAATTCCGCGACTTCGGAATTAAATGAAAAAATCGCTATTATGGCGGGTAAAGAATTACAAACAGCGACAATCCGCTTAGACCCTGCTGAATTAGGTAGTATGAATATCAAATTGGTTGTGCAAAACGATCAAATAAATGTGACAATTCAAGCGCAAAATAATCAAAGCCGTGATTTACTTGAACAACAAATGCCGCGATTAAGAGAAATGTTACAGCAACAGGGGATGACATTGGGTGAGACGCAAGTGCAAGCCGACAGTGGGCAGCAGCAATCTGCATTTCAACAGTCAAGACAAGAAAACGGACAAAAAAATAGCAATAACGAAGCTAATTATACGATAGATTCACAGACTGAAGTCCCTGTTACTACTCAGTATTGGCAAGACTCAGCTAAAGGGGTAGACTTTTACGCCTAA
- the fliJ gene encoding polar flagellar assembly protein FliJ: MSNTALQRVYQQLEEQEKHAGRAYALIQQDAERYHNQMQQLSDYRKQYLQQFTERGEEGISGNSYAHYHNFMKKLELAEFEQKQALDNIQQTVKNKHLDWMEIRKKRDALGLLLDKRKAAAQLIEQRREQKDLDEFSNFQYFKRKNNR, translated from the coding sequence ATGTCTAATACAGCGCTACAACGGGTCTATCAGCAACTTGAAGAACAAGAAAAACACGCCGGGAGAGCTTATGCGCTGATCCAACAAGATGCTGAGCGTTACCATAACCAAATGCAGCAATTAAGTGATTATCGTAAACAATATTTACAGCAATTCACTGAACGTGGGGAAGAAGGTATCTCAGGTAATAGTTATGCGCATTATCATAACTTCATGAAAAAACTAGAATTAGCTGAGTTTGAGCAGAAACAAGCACTCGATAATATCCAACAGACAGTTAAGAACAAGCACTTAGATTGGATGGAAATTCGTAAGAAGCGTGATGCACTGGGTTTATTATTAGATAAACGCAAAGCCGCCGCACAGCTTATCGAACAGCGACGTGAGCAAAAAGATCTCGATGAATTTTCTAACTTCCAATATTTCAAGCGTAAAAATAACCGATAA
- the fliI gene encoding polar flagellum-specific ATP synthase FliI: MTELLTRLQQLNTDSLANKPTVAGKLTRVVGLTLEAVGCRAAIGSLCSVETDNGLMDAEVVGFDGDKLFLMPSEQVTGIIPGAKVTPLNETQGIPVGMELLGRVLDGVGKPIDGKGELITGQTTSFTAKRINPLARKKISQPLDVGVKAINAMLTVGQGQRMGLFAGSGVGKSVLLGMMTRGSTADVVIVGLIGERGREVKEFIEEILGEEGRARSVVVAAPADASPLMRLKGCETSLALAEYFRDQGLNVLLLMDSLTRFAQAQREIALAVGEPPATKGYPPSVFAKLPQLVERAGNGSDEQGSITAFFTVLTEGDDLQDPIADASRAILDGHIVLSRELTDAGHYPAIDIEKSISRVMPMVTTDFHQAAARGFKQAYSLYQQNKDLVSIGAYSQGADAKIDRAIRLKPAMDQFLQQGMKEVIPFSQCEEMLTAIAPHLGVATS; the protein is encoded by the coding sequence ATGACGGAATTACTGACTCGATTACAACAATTGAACACTGACTCACTCGCGAATAAACCAACTGTTGCAGGTAAGCTTACTCGTGTGGTTGGTTTAACACTAGAAGCGGTTGGCTGCCGGGCTGCGATTGGCAGTTTGTGCTCTGTTGAAACTGACAATGGACTGATGGATGCTGAGGTTGTAGGCTTTGATGGCGATAAATTATTTTTAATGCCCAGTGAGCAAGTGACTGGTATTATTCCTGGCGCTAAAGTGACGCCACTCAATGAGACGCAAGGTATTCCAGTTGGTATGGAACTACTTGGACGTGTATTAGATGGTGTTGGTAAGCCAATTGACGGTAAAGGTGAGCTCATTACCGGACAAACAACATCTTTTACTGCTAAGCGTATTAATCCGCTGGCGCGTAAAAAAATATCACAACCACTTGATGTGGGTGTTAAAGCCATTAATGCAATGCTTACCGTTGGTCAAGGCCAGCGTATGGGACTTTTTGCTGGTTCCGGTGTAGGTAAGAGTGTGTTGCTAGGTATGATGACTCGCGGTTCAACTGCGGATGTTGTTATCGTTGGCTTGATCGGTGAGCGTGGCCGTGAAGTAAAAGAATTTATTGAAGAGATCCTCGGTGAAGAAGGACGCGCGCGATCTGTTGTTGTGGCTGCGCCCGCAGATGCCTCGCCGTTGATGCGTCTAAAAGGTTGTGAAACCTCATTAGCGTTAGCGGAGTACTTCCGTGATCAAGGATTGAACGTATTACTGTTAATGGATTCATTGACTCGTTTTGCGCAAGCACAGCGTGAAATTGCTTTAGCGGTCGGTGAGCCACCGGCAACGAAAGGTTATCCACCGTCAGTATTTGCAAAATTGCCACAGCTGGTAGAGCGTGCCGGTAACGGTAGTGACGAGCAAGGTTCGATTACCGCATTCTTTACCGTATTAACTGAAGGTGATGATTTACAAGACCCCATTGCAGATGCGTCACGCGCTATTCTTGATGGCCATATTGTATTGTCTCGAGAGTTAACAGACGCGGGGCACTATCCTGCGATTGATATTGAAAAATCTATTAGCCGTGTTATGCCTATGGTGACGACTGATTTTCATCAAGCCGCGGCTCGTGGATTCAAACAAGCTTACTCGCTATATCAACAGAACAAAGACTTGGTTTCGATTGGCGCTTATAGCCAAGGTGCGGATGCAAAAATTGATCGCGCTATTCGTTTAAAACCAGCAATGGACCAATTCTTACAGCAAGGTATGAAAGAAGTTATTCCGTTCTCGCAATGTGAAGAAATGCTTACTGCTATCGCGCCGCATCTAGGCGTGGCAACCTCATAA
- the fliH gene encoding polar flagellar assembly protein FliH produces MTESLKPTFAPLDSSGDHQIEDWYLPDFEKTQAAALNTNALGMKSDWYEGKLATGVPVEDVEPQPMTAEELDAIRQAAYEDGYSEGKEQGYQDGLNSGTAEGLNQGETEGLAQGLAQGLADGQQQITDKAAAWEQLQTQMHTPLAAVNSEVENELIRVATGLAEELIKTEVTFNHDILLQTLKLALDALPVLEQKITITLHPDDLAVINEYYSVEECVKRDWVLISEPMMKQGDLVINNEVSSVELLMEQRIKQMMRQFLIANKPGA; encoded by the coding sequence ATGACTGAGTCTTTAAAGCCAACGTTTGCACCGCTTGATAGTAGCGGTGACCATCAAATTGAAGATTGGTATTTACCGGATTTTGAAAAGACTCAAGCTGCCGCATTAAATACCAATGCACTTGGTATGAAATCTGATTGGTATGAAGGTAAGCTTGCTACAGGCGTGCCAGTTGAAGACGTTGAACCTCAGCCCATGACGGCAGAAGAACTTGATGCGATACGCCAAGCTGCGTATGAAGACGGTTATAGTGAAGGTAAAGAACAGGGTTACCAAGATGGTTTGAACAGCGGTACAGCTGAAGGTCTGAACCAGGGGGAAACAGAAGGTTTAGCGCAAGGACTCGCGCAAGGATTGGCTGATGGCCAGCAACAAATTACTGATAAGGCGGCTGCTTGGGAGCAATTGCAAACGCAAATGCATACCCCCCTTGCTGCGGTAAATAGTGAAGTAGAAAATGAATTAATTCGTGTGGCAACAGGTTTAGCAGAAGAATTAATTAAGACCGAAGTGACGTTTAATCACGATATATTATTGCAAACATTAAAGCTCGCGTTAGATGCTTTACCTGTACTTGAACAAAAAATTACCATTACATTACATCCTGATGATTTAGCGGTGATCAATGAATACTATTCTGTTGAAGAGTGCGTAAAGCGTGATTGGGTATTAATTTCAGAACCGATGATGAAACAAGGTGATTTGGTTATTAATAACGAAGTTTCGTCGGTAGAACTGTTAATGGAGCAACGTATAAAACAGATGATGCGTCAGTTTCTTATTGCCAATAAACCAGGTGCATAA
- the fliG gene encoding polar flagellar motor switch protein FliG, protein MPDSNKQVATVEKFDATTLTGIERSAILMLSLNEGDAATIFRQLEPKQVQRLGMAMASMKDFSQAKVAGVHRAFIDDIQKFTNIGVGSEDFVRNALTAALGADKAGNLVDQIIMGSGAKGLDSLKWMDARQVASIIHNEHPQIQTIVLSYLEPEQSAEILSQFQDKVRIDLMMRIANLEEVQPAALHELNEIMEKQFAGQSGAQAAKMGGLKAAANIMNYLDTNIEGQLMDAIRESDEEISQQIQDLMFVFENLIDVDDRGIQALLREVAQEQLQKALKGADDQLKDKIFKNMSKRQVEILEDDLEAMGPIRVSEVESAQKEILSIARRLADSGEIMLGGGGGDDFL, encoded by the coding sequence ATGCCTGATTCTAATAAACAAGTAGCAACGGTAGAAAAATTTGATGCAACGACCCTAACTGGTATTGAGCGCTCTGCGATCCTAATGTTGAGTTTAAATGAAGGCGATGCTGCCACTATTTTTCGCCAGTTAGAGCCGAAACAAGTACAGCGCCTTGGTATGGCAATGGCATCAATGAAAGATTTTTCTCAGGCGAAAGTCGCAGGTGTACACCGTGCATTCATTGATGACATTCAAAAGTTCACTAATATTGGTGTGGGCAGTGAAGACTTCGTTCGAAACGCATTAACTGCGGCGCTGGGTGCTGACAAAGCTGGTAATCTGGTTGACCAAATTATTATGGGGAGTGGCGCTAAAGGTCTCGATTCATTGAAATGGATGGATGCACGTCAGGTGGCTAGTATCATTCATAATGAGCATCCGCAGATCCAAACTATTGTATTATCTTATTTAGAACCAGAACAGTCAGCTGAAATTTTATCGCAATTCCAAGATAAAGTACGTATCGATTTAATGATGCGTATTGCTAATTTAGAAGAAGTACAGCCAGCCGCACTGCATGAATTAAACGAGATCATGGAGAAACAGTTTGCTGGTCAATCTGGCGCTCAAGCCGCGAAGATGGGTGGTCTGAAAGCAGCTGCAAATATTATGAACTACCTCGATACCAATATCGAAGGCCAATTAATGGATGCTATTCGTGAGTCTGACGAAGAGATCAGTCAGCAGATCCAAGACCTTATGTTTGTGTTTGAAAATCTGATTGATGTTGATGACCGTGGTATTCAAGCACTACTGCGTGAAGTGGCGCAAGAGCAATTACAAAAAGCACTTAAAGGTGCCGACGATCAGCTTAAAGATAAGATCTTTAAAAATATGTCGAAACGTCAAGTTGAAATTCTGGAAGATGATCTGGAAGCAATGGGACCAATTCGGGTTAGCGAAGTGGAATCAGCACAGAAAGAGATCTTATCAATCGCGCGTCGTTTAGCGGATAGTGGTGAAATTATGCTTGGTGGAGGCGGTGGTGATGACTTCTTATAA
- the fliF gene encoding polar flagellar M-ring protein FliF, translated as MAEIASSTGIVNNDDMGNDLAQLDENEQKSSAFSFFSSADILRQIILILALAISLTLVVFILLWGKEPEMRPLGTYQTAELIETLEFLDQQKIEYKINGDTVSVPAEQYQDIKLRLRRSGLATAELQGDDILMKDMGFGVSQRVEQERLKLGRERQISRALTEFKHVSKAQVLLAIPKENVFAKRDKKPSATVVLTIRNSSAISQENIDSMVQLVASAVQGLEPTRVTLTDQNGRLLNSGSQDMMAAKGRREFEMVQNHEREYRDKIDSILIPILGISNYTAEVDVSMDFSVTEQTQKRFNPDLPAIRSEMLLERQSIGNGSQGIPGALTNQPPLDADIPEEAAGGNAAARPTGQSQKESTRNYELDTTISHTKSQTGVIRRLSVSVAVDYINSASADGTLVREPRSQAELANIRRVLQGGVGFNVNRGDALEVVAIPFNRPELAAMAELPIWEEEWFWRAVRIVASLIVIVILIMAIIRPMIKRLINNEPEEKLDDLDLGISAIENDEDMQLLTADSDVDTDFAMRSGHLQLPNLHKDEDLLEAVRALVANEPDLTALVIKEWMIEDA; from the coding sequence GTGGCTGAAATAGCTTCAAGTACAGGTATCGTAAACAATGACGATATGGGTAATGATTTAGCGCAATTAGATGAGAATGAGCAAAAAAGCTCAGCATTTAGTTTTTTCTCTAGTGCCGATATCTTACGTCAAATTATTCTAATCTTAGCATTAGCGATTTCGCTAACCTTAGTGGTATTTATTTTACTCTGGGGTAAAGAGCCTGAAATGCGTCCTTTAGGCACGTATCAAACGGCTGAGCTTATTGAAACCCTTGAATTTTTAGACCAACAGAAAATAGAATATAAAATTAATGGCGATACGGTCTCTGTACCTGCAGAGCAGTACCAAGATATTAAATTACGATTACGTCGTTCAGGACTTGCTACAGCAGAATTACAAGGTGACGATATCTTGATGAAAGATATGGGCTTTGGTGTCAGCCAGCGTGTCGAGCAAGAACGTTTAAAACTTGGCCGTGAGCGTCAAATATCACGGGCATTGACGGAATTTAAACATGTATCGAAAGCACAAGTATTATTAGCCATTCCAAAAGAAAATGTGTTTGCTAAGCGCGATAAGAAACCCAGCGCAACAGTCGTATTGACGATACGTAATAGCAGCGCAATCTCACAAGAAAATATTGATTCTATGGTGCAGTTGGTTGCTTCTGCTGTTCAAGGCTTAGAACCCACGCGCGTGACCTTGACTGATCAAAATGGCCGCTTACTGAACTCGGGCAGTCAAGACATGATGGCAGCAAAAGGCCGACGTGAATTTGAAATGGTACAAAATCATGAACGTGAGTACCGAGACAAAATTGATTCTATACTTATCCCTATCTTAGGTATAAGTAATTATACCGCTGAAGTTGATGTATCAATGGACTTTAGTGTGACAGAGCAAACACAAAAACGTTTTAATCCCGATTTACCTGCGATACGCAGTGAAATGTTACTAGAGCGTCAATCGATCGGAAATGGTAGTCAAGGTATTCCGGGGGCATTAACCAATCAGCCACCATTAGACGCTGATATACCAGAAGAGGCCGCTGGAGGGAATGCCGCTGCGCGTCCTACCGGTCAATCTCAAAAAGAATCAACGCGAAATTATGAACTGGATACAACAATCAGTCACACTAAATCACAAACTGGTGTTATTCGGCGCTTAAGTGTGTCTGTTGCGGTAGATTACATTAATAGTGCGAGTGCCGATGGAACACTCGTGAGGGAACCTCGTAGTCAAGCTGAACTCGCCAATATTCGTCGTGTTTTACAAGGTGGTGTGGGCTTTAATGTTAACCGAGGCGATGCTCTTGAGGTGGTTGCTATCCCATTTAATCGTCCTGAATTGGCTGCGATGGCTGAACTTCCAATTTGGGAAGAAGAATGGTTCTGGCGTGCCGTGCGTATTGTCGCTAGCTTAATCGTCATTGTGATATTAATTATGGCGATTATTCGTCCTATGATTAAACGTTTAATTAACAACGAACCAGAAGAAAAATTAGATGATTTAGACTTAGGTATCAGTGCCATTGAAAATGATGAAGATATGCAATTGCTTACTGCCGATTCCGATGTTGACACCGATTTTGCAATGCGCAGTGGTCATTTACAATTACCGAATTTACACAAAGACGAAGATTTGTTAGAAGCAGTTCGTGCACTGGTTGCTAACGAACCTGATTTAACTGCATTAGTAATTAAAGAATGGATGATAGAAGATGCCTGA
- the fliE gene encoding flagellar hook-basal body complex protein FliE, which yields MNIAANSLYAEMQSMSLQATKFEVDPTAVKAPSTTSANFGDMLQQAMDNVNGLQQNTGDLRTRFDQGDRSVSLSDVMIASQKSGIAFDATVQVRNKLIESYKEIMSMPV from the coding sequence ATGAATATCGCAGCCAATAGTCTTTATGCTGAAATGCAAAGCATGTCGTTACAAGCAACCAAATTTGAAGTAGACCCAACCGCGGTTAAAGCGCCAAGCACTACATCTGCCAATTTTGGTGATATGTTGCAGCAAGCAATGGATAATGTGAACGGATTACAACAAAATACGGGTGATTTACGCACCCGTTTCGATCAAGGAGATCGCAGTGTGTCCCTAAGTGATGTTATGATAGCCTCGCAAAAATCGGGGATAGCATTCGATGCTACGGTACAGGTTCGTAATAAATTGATCGAATCCTATAAAGAAATAATGAGTATGCCTGTTTAA